From the Thermococcus sp. M39 genome, one window contains:
- a CDS encoding glycoside hydrolase family 1 protein, with the protein MFGGCTKFPDSFLLGTATSSYQIEGDNVWSDWWYWAEKRKLPKAEKACNHWELYKEDIELMASLGYPAYRFSIEWARIFPEEGKLNEAALIKYQELINLLNKKGITPMLTIHHFTLPTWFALKGGFEKEENLKYWEEYISVITELKGVELVATFNEPMVYVVASYLMGMWPPFKKNPLIAGKVAVNMINAHAIAYEILHGKFKVGIVKNYQHFIPASDSKRDKEARDRVDYLFNWAFIDGIFYGSYEGFMKKHKVSESDLDFIGINYYNIQKVKKSRNPLNPFIVEDANVSRKTDMGWSVYPKGIYDGIRSFSRYEKPMYITENGIATLDDEWRIEFIVQHLQYVHKAIKEGFDINGYFYWSFMDNYEWAEGFRPRFGLIEIDYETFERKPRRSAYIYGEITKKKEISDEVLEKYGLEEF; encoded by the coding sequence ATCTTTGGTGGTTGTACGAAGTTCCCAGACTCATTTCTCCTCGGAACTGCTACCTCTTCTTACCAGATAGAGGGAGACAACGTGTGGAGCGACTGGTGGTACTGGGCTGAGAAGAGAAAGCTTCCCAAGGCTGAAAAAGCCTGCAACCACTGGGAGCTTTATAAGGAGGATATAGAGCTGATGGCATCACTCGGTTATCCCGCTTATAGGTTCTCGATTGAATGGGCACGCATATTTCCTGAAGAGGGAAAGCTGAACGAAGCTGCGCTCATAAAGTACCAAGAACTCATAAATCTGCTCAACAAAAAAGGAATAACTCCAATGCTCACAATTCATCACTTCACCTTGCCGACATGGTTCGCACTAAAAGGAGGCTTTGAGAAGGAGGAAAACCTGAAGTATTGGGAGGAATACATCAGCGTCATAACTGAGCTTAAAGGTGTTGAGCTTGTTGCAACATTCAACGAGCCGATGGTCTACGTTGTCGCTAGTTATCTTATGGGGATGTGGCCCCCATTCAAGAAGAACCCACTAATAGCAGGAAAAGTTGCTGTTAACATGATAAATGCCCATGCAATAGCCTATGAAATCCTCCACGGAAAGTTCAAGGTTGGAATTGTTAAGAACTACCAGCACTTCATACCAGCCTCAGACTCAAAGAGGGACAAGGAAGCGAGAGATAGAGTTGATTACCTCTTCAACTGGGCTTTCATTGACGGCATTTTCTATGGAAGCTACGAAGGCTTTATGAAAAAACATAAAGTAAGCGAAAGCGACTTGGACTTCATAGGGATAAACTACTACAACATCCAGAAGGTTAAGAAGAGCCGGAATCCGCTGAATCCCTTCATAGTTGAAGATGCCAACGTAAGCAGAAAGACCGATATGGGATGGAGCGTTTATCCAAAGGGAATTTATGATGGGATAAGAAGCTTTTCGAGATACGAAAAACCAATGTACATAACGGAAAACGGCATAGCAACGCTTGATGATGAGTGGAGGATAGAGTTCATAGTCCAGCATCTGCAGTATGTCCACAAGGCTATTAAAGAGGGTTTTGACATCAACGGCTACTTTTACTGGTCATTTATGGACAACTATGAGTGGGCTGAGGGATTCAGACCGAGATTTGGACTGATCGAAATTGATTATGAAACTTTCGAGAGAAAGCCAAGGAGAAGCGCCTACATTTACGGTGAAATTACTAAGAAAAAGGAAATAAGTGATGAGGTGTTAGAAAAGTACGGTCTCGAGGAGTTTTAG